The Frankiaceae bacterium genome contains a region encoding:
- a CDS encoding DUF6703 family protein: MPPRQRSAAPSASPKPFLTPNGSPFRHAVERRSAVVAVFLHRLPRAVPGLIVVALVAAGLLAPPVVSGVVLLVVAALLTWLVFLSWPALPAPGKAVRLLVIALVTGYALSRLI; encoded by the coding sequence GTGCCGCCACGCCAGCGCTCCGCCGCTCCTTCCGCCTCGCCCAAGCCGTTCCTGACGCCGAACGGCTCGCCGTTCCGGCACGCCGTCGAACGCCGCTCCGCGGTCGTCGCGGTGTTCCTCCACCGGCTGCCGCGCGCCGTACCCGGGCTGATCGTCGTGGCGCTCGTCGCGGCGGGGCTCCTCGCGCCGCCGGTCGTGAGCGGCGTCGTCCTGCTCGTCGTGGCGGCGTTGCTGACGTGGCTCGTCTTCCTGTCCTGGCCCGCGCTGCCGGCGCCCGGGAAGGCGGTGCGTCTCCTCGTCATCGCGCTGGTCACCGGCTACGCGCTGAGCCGCCTCATCTGA
- a CDS encoding antibiotic biosynthesis monooxygenase yields MIVLTRFAVPPAEEATFRAQAAAALAALAQRPGHVSGRLARATDDASAWLLLTEWESVGAYRRALSGYDVKLHATPLLARAIAEPSAYEVLADGAESDRAPDADTTGPGQHLAESPRA; encoded by the coding sequence GTGATCGTTCTCACGCGCTTCGCGGTGCCGCCGGCGGAGGAGGCGACGTTCCGCGCGCAGGCCGCGGCCGCGCTCGCCGCGCTGGCGCAGCGGCCTGGCCACGTGTCCGGCCGCCTGGCTCGCGCGACCGACGACGCGAGCGCGTGGCTGCTGCTCACCGAGTGGGAGAGCGTCGGGGCGTACCGCCGCGCGCTGTCCGGCTACGACGTCAAGCTGCACGCCACCCCGCTGCTCGCCCGTGCGATTGCCGAGCCGAGCGCGTACGAGGTCCTCGCCGACGGCGCCGAGAGCGACCGCGCCCCCGACGCGGACACGACGGGACCAGGCCAGCACCTCGCCGAGTCCCCGCGCGCATGA
- a CDS encoding peroxiredoxin, protein MPSPEIGAEAPDFVLDGTSPEGRQSYVLSDLRGRPVVLAFYPGDETPVCTRQLCSYQDDMGRFAEFDALVLGISPQNLDSHERFAARRGLTFPLLADPDKTVARLYGVTGTLGIKRAVFVIDAEGVVRWKHVAALGLSYQDADTIAGVLRDLAAV, encoded by the coding sequence ATGCCCAGCCCCGAGATCGGCGCCGAGGCGCCCGACTTCGTCCTCGACGGAACGTCACCCGAGGGGCGGCAGTCCTACGTCCTGTCCGACCTGCGCGGGCGGCCCGTCGTCCTCGCGTTCTACCCCGGCGACGAGACGCCCGTGTGCACGCGGCAGCTCTGCTCGTACCAGGACGACATGGGGCGCTTCGCGGAGTTCGACGCGCTGGTGCTCGGCATCTCACCGCAGAACCTCGACTCGCACGAGCGCTTCGCGGCGCGCCGAGGGCTGACGTTCCCGCTGCTCGCCGACCCCGACAAGACCGTGGCGCGGCTGTACGGCGTGACCGGCACGCTCGGGATCAAGCGCGCGGTGTTCGTCATCGACGCCGAGGGCGTCGTCCGGTGGAAGCACGTCGCGGCGCTGGGGCTGTCGTACCAGGACGCCGACACGATCGCCGGCGTCCTGCGCGACCTCGCCGCGGTCTGA
- a CDS encoding VOC family protein — MRLQHANVVIPVGATETVAAFYEHVLGLRRIPKPSALDPRGAWFDVDGYAQVHLSERDGATHEDSHFALVVDDFDATLAALAQSGAPWTGQDDVFGGRRGFTRDPAGNRIELLERSGALR; from the coding sequence GTGAGGCTCCAGCACGCCAACGTCGTGATCCCCGTCGGCGCCACCGAGACCGTGGCGGCGTTCTACGAGCACGTCCTCGGCCTGCGTCGCATCCCCAAGCCGTCGGCGCTGGACCCGCGCGGCGCGTGGTTCGACGTCGACGGGTACGCGCAGGTGCACCTCTCGGAGCGCGACGGCGCGACCCACGAGGACAGCCACTTCGCGCTGGTGGTGGACGACTTCGACGCGACGCTCGCGGCGCTGGCGCAAAGCGGCGCGCCGTGGACCGGGCAGGACGACGTGTTCGGCGGGCGGCGCGGCTTCACGCGCGACCCCGCGGGCAACCGCATCGAGCTGCTCGAACGCTCGGGCGCCCTCAGATGA